The Nitrosomonas sp. PY1 genomic sequence TTATGTTGGCTATTATGGAGTCACCAGCGATCATGATTGGCTTAGTACTCGCCGGTTACTCTCGAAGGATCATGGGCGCATCGAGTGAGACATCCACAGCAGCTAAAAAAGGAATGATGAAGCATTTGTTAATCGATGCTTTTACAAACGGTAGTATTTTGCTGCTGTTCGGTTCCATGGCAATTGGTGCAGCGGTTTCCGAAGCCAGCTACCACAAGATTGAACCGTTCTTTGAGCTTATTTTTATGGGTGCGCTATGCATCTTTCTCTGTGACATGGGAATGGAAGCAGGTAAAAGGCTATCGGAATTCAAATCAGTAGGCGTCTTCCTTGTTAGTTTTGGGATTGCTATGCCATTGATTGGCGCGGCATGCGGATTAGTCGTTGGACATTTCGTCTTAGGTTATTCAGTGGGGGGCATTACATTGGTGACGGTATTGGCAGCCAGTTGTTCCTACATTGCGGTCCCTCCGGCAATGCGACTTGCGGTTCCTGAAGCTAATCCATCGTTCTATCTGACTTTATCGCTTGGAGTAACCTTTCCATTTAATGTAGTAGTTGGTATCCCTACTTATTATGCAGCAGCCCAATATCTGCATGAAAGTTATTATCCTTGGTAAGGTTTGTTTCTAACATTTGGCAGTTGATTGTAACAATAATCTATCAACTGCCGGATGTGTCTAAAAAATGCAATCTATAAGAATTGAATGACTCTAATAGTTTTCGAAGTCTGAAAAACAGGAATATATACATAAACTTTCTTTTGGAGATAATTATGCCACTAGGATCTGAAATTTTAAAAAAAATGAAACGCATTGAGATCGTCATTAACGAGGATTCTCTTGAGGAAATGTTGGAATTGCTGCGAAATGTTGATGTTCGCGGATACACTGTTATAAAAGGTGTTGGAGGATTAGGCTCAACCGGTGAGCGAGATCCAGATGCTTTTGCTTTGGAGCAATCGAACGCTTTTTTAGTATTAACATGCGAAGAAGCCCAAGCCGATAAGATTGTTCTGAAATTGCAACCCGAGCTAAAGAACTTTGGAGGGATGTGTGTGCTAACTGATTGCCATTGGGTTCTAGGACCAAAAGCATCTTATTAATGAAGATTAAAATAAATTGTTGGAGACCTTTGCAAAAACCTTTTGATACATCTTCAGGTTACTGTTTTTATTGATATTAAGTTTCAAGAAATGAGGTTTTGCAAAGGCCTCTGTATGTCTCTCATGCAAAATGCTCAAACTCCTCTCTGGGGAGTTTAGAGTCGCGCAACTCTCTGAGAATTCATATTATCCTCATCGAAATATGGAGAATCAGTCACTTCTTGGCTTGGCGGTACTATTACTTGATAAACCAACTACCGTGGTCTGACGTTGGCATTGAAGAATGGCTTGTACTTGCTTTTGAATAAAGATCATCAGAAAGTAGTAAAGGAAGTGGGCATCAATGACAAGATTCTCCTTTAGTGTTTTCGACACAGCACTATGCGGTTGTTGCGGGTCGGCTTCTTTGTATTTGCCGATCCGCCTAGTTGGTTTCCTTGCTGTGTTTGAAGCATACACTCAACTTCAGTGGTGACGAATAGATCATTCGATGATCGGAAAATGTCGTAACAGTATTTCAACGGCCAGAAGCACTACGCACCGAAGAACCATTTAGTTTTGATTTTCCTCATTCCTCATTCGACTCCAATTTGGTTTGATCAAATTTTCTCAATGCATTTTCTTTGCTAAGTAACTCTAATAACACTCATCAAACTCAGTGATGTTTTTAACACGGCAGTATCTAAGCGTTTTTTTACTAAGCATAATTTTTACGAAGATCCTTTGGAGACCACTCAATATATTGTTTTTATTAGCATTAAGTTCCAATAAATAGCGTTTCGCAAAGTTTCCTAAGTGTTTCACCTTAGGTAGTCACCCGAATTTTTCCACCTTATATTTCGAAGTATATTCAAAAACATTAACCGACAATATTGGATTTGTGATTTGGCATAACATAATTATAAAGGAGAAGATCTATATGTCCCCCCCTAGAAGTAGCCTCACTTACGGAATTGCCTTATTGCTGATGGGATTTTTATCGAGCAACGATTCACTCGCAGCTGCAATAGAGGATACGAAAAAGAAGAAACCTAATCGAACACAAGTTGCTAATGCGGATGTAAAAAAACTCGATCAAGTACCAGTTATTGCGCAAAACCCTACAACCGGGAGCGCAAGATCATTCAGCACAACAGAATCACCCGGGCGTACAGTGTTTGATTTCGATAACCTACCACATTTGATGGAAGAACATAAAACTCCGCTAGCGGCACTTATGCCTGATTGGCTCAATGTAGCCATTGAGCATCGGACACGATATTCCTTATATGACAATGGTTTTACTCGAAATATTCCCGGCTTTAACGACATGGTTCATCAGCGCACAAGGTTTTTATTTGAAGTCTTTAAGGCTACGGATCCCCTGAAGTTTACGTTAGAACTCACAGATATCCGCGCACCACTCGCTAATTATGGTCAAGCTCATTCAAATGTTTTCGCCAACCACTTTGATTTTACCCAACTTCACGTTGGTTTGAATTCTCAAAACTTTCTGGGAACAGGGTATGCCGCCAAGTTCGAGGTTGGGCGTTTTGTTATGGATTATGGTGAAGCGCGTTTGATTGGTGGACATCGGTGGGGTACTTTATCGCCTACCTTCGACGGCATGGTATTCACGGTCGGCAATGAACGAGAGAAATGGGGATTGCGTGTATTCGGTACGCGCCCGGTTAATCGTGAGCCGACGCATCTCGATTGGAATACTCCGGCAACATACTTTTCAGGTGCGCAAATTACCAACCGCGATATATCCTGGGCTAATGTAGATGCTTATTTTTTCCAGTTAAATGAAGGTAATAAAATGAGGCAGCGTAATTTATCAACGACAGGTTTCCGATTGTTTGCCAAACCCGTTACCGGTAAACTAGATTATGAAATCGAATCCATGTATCAGTTTGGCGATACTCGTGACAAACACCTTTTTGCGCATCGTCATCATGGCGAGGTGGGTTATTCCTTCAAAACAGCTATGCCTTTCCGCCTGATTTATTTGTTCGATTATGCTTCCGGAGACCGTGACCCTGACAAGAATTTTGATATTTTGTATGCAAAGCGACGAGTGGAATATGGGCCAACCGGAATGTTTGGACCATTCTTCCCTTCCAATCTTATGTCACCCGTAGGTTTTCGTGCAACGCTGATACCAACGCCAACGGTCAAACTTACAATGTCGCATCGCGCCTATTGGCTGGCTGATAAACATGGCGCTTATGTCGGTAGCGGTCTGCAAGATACAACCGGTAGAGCAGGAACTTTTCTGGGTAACATGCTTGATGTCAGTGTTGGTTGGGATCCGCAATGGAGTTATTTGAAACGCGTAAGTTTTGATGTCGGTTACAGTCATATATTCAAAGGTGATTACTTCGATAAAGTGGCACAAAGCCCAGGTTCGGCTGACACCAATTATGGATACATGATGACGACTATCAGATTCTAAAGGGTATGCGTGACGCTATTGGCTCAATATAGTTAAATATTTGTTAAACCTGAACAGTATAAAAAGAGTTAGTAATTATGAACATTACATACAAGGAGTTTATAGCATGAGTGGAAAGAAAATTATCGACACAAAAAAACTTGCTGGTATGGCCTGTAACGATACGTTAGGAGAATTGAATAAGCAAGGCATTGCGAGGAGAAAGGAATCGGACCTAAAGCTACTATTTTTGACCACATGAGTAGTACAGAATTTAACGATGAATTCATGAGAAAGGTAGCTTTAATTTTTGATCACATGAGTAGTACAGAATTATCGATTAGTAACTACTTGAACCGAAATCGAAGAAAAATTGCGGTGCAAAAATATTCAAGATAAAGTTGATATAGCTTCTCACTTATTGATTGAATGGTCGGGGCGAGAGGATTTGAACCTCCGACCACTTGCACCCCATGCAAGTACGCTACCAGGCTGCGCTACGCCCCGAACAGAAAATTATAGCAAACTAGAAAACTTACTTTATAAAAAACTTACTTTAAAGAATTTATTGCCAGTTGAAAGTACTATGAAGAAAGAATAGACATGATGCTTCTAACCTGATGTCGAATATAGTTTAAATCTACTGTGGACATCGAAGGGTTATTGACTTTAGATGCTGGTGGTATCGAGGATAAATTCTTTGATTTTGTGTCGGCATTAATCAATCGACTACGTGCCCCATTGATAGTGAATCCTTGTTCGTAGAGAAGTTCTCGAATTCGACGTATCAACAGCACCTCTTGATGTTGATAATAGCGTCGATTACCTCGACGCTTAACCAGCTTCAGTTGTGCAAACTCCTGCTCCCAATATCGCAATACATGAGGCTTAACATCACATAATGTACCAACTTCTCCAATCGTGAAATACCGCTTGGCCGGAATAGGAAGTAAAGCATTATGTGGTTTTTTGTTTTCCATGGTAATTTTTTTCAACCAAAGTCTTTAGTTTTTGACTAGCATGAAATGTTACGACACGGCGTGCTGTAATAGGAATCTCTTCTCCCGTTTTAGGGTTTCTACCTGGACGTTGGGGTTTTTCTCGTAACTGAAAATTACCGAATCCTGATAGTTTTACACTATCATTATTCTGCAACGCAATTCGCACTTCCTCATAAAAGAATTCCACCATATCTTTTGCTTCGCGCTTATTCAAGCCCACGTTTTCAAATAATAAATCTGCTAATTCAGCTTTGGTTAATGCCATATTTTTACTCCATTTCGATAATAATTGCTATAAGCTTTGTGCTTATAGCCCGATTCACGCGAAATGCCGCCATGATCGAAACAACACTTATTTATCCATTACGTAACGTTGCACAGAATCGATTTTCTAGTATTTTTATCAATTTTAATACTTCAGAATCCACTTCTATGTCAGTCAATGTTTTCTCAGTATCTTGTAACAATATACGGAATGCAAGACTTTTTTTGTTATTTTCCATACCTTTACCGCGATAAATATCAAATAAGGCAATATCGATCACTGTAGGAGATTTTTCCTCATTCATACAGGACAATAATGTCTGTACATTAATATCGTTATCTACAATGATGGCAATATCGCGTTGTACAGGGGGAAATTTAGATATCTCCTTGGTTACATGAATTGCTTGAGGAAGCAAATGCTCTAAATTGATTTCGAACAACACAGTATTTTTTTGCAAATCGAATTTTTTTTGCCACTTGGGATGCAATTCCCCTAGCCAGCCGATGGAATTATCCGCAATAATTATTTGTGCGGATTTACCGGGATGCAAAGCAGGATGTGAAATTTTCTTGAAAAGTATTGCTGAATTACCGCACAAATTTTCAATATCACCTTTAATATCATAGAAATCGGCACTTCGAGCAGGTATACCCCATTGTTCAGGAACAATATCACCATAAATCAGCCCCGCTAATTTCTCTATTTGTACACAATCAATTTCAGTGGATCTGATGAAACAACGTCCAATTTCAAATATCCTGACTCGTGATTGTTTGCGGTTCAAATTAAATTGCAAATTAGCGATCAGTCCACCAACCAATGTACTTCGCATTACGCCCATCTGACTTGCAAGTGGGTTTACTAGCTTGATTGGTGTGTCATTGCCTGCGAAATCCAGCTCCCAGTTTGCATCAACAAAGGCATAATTAATAACTTCCTGATAATCACGATTTACTAATGATTGTTTAATCTGCTCGACAGGGCGAATATTCTCGATTGCCGGCAACATTGCCATACGAGCTTGCGGATAATGCGCCGGAATCCGATCATAACCGTAGATACGCGCCAATTCTTCGATTAAATCTTCTTCGATTGTCAAATCAAACCGATAACTGGGTGGCGTTACAGTAAAACTACCATCTATCTCCAAGAATTTGAATTTCAATCGTTGGAAATAAGTCTTGATTTGCTGTACATCTAATTCGATTCCTAGTATGCGTTGGATGCGAGTTCTTCGCACTTGAATCGGAGATCTGGCAGGAAGCTGATAACGCTTTTCAACAATAGGCCCCGCTTGTCCTCCACAAATAGTTTGAATCAAATATGATGCGCGATCAATAAAGTCGTGCGTTGCAGCAAAATCGACACCACGCTCAAAGCGATAAGCAGAATCGGAAATAAAGCCTAGTTGAAACGATTTGCCACTAATGATCGATGGCATAAAAAATGCGCTTTCCAGAAAGATATCCACGGTGCCATCGGTTACACTACTATCTAATCCCCCCATAATACCCGCCAGAGCAAGCGGTTTACTTTCATCTGCAATAATAAGCATATCAGGCGTAAGATTAACGATATTATCGTTGAGTAATGTTATCTTTTCACCTGACTTCGCATAGCGCACCTGTATCGATCCATTTATTTTATTCAAGTCAAATGAGTGCAGCGGCTGACCTGTCTCTAATAAAATATAATTGGTAATATCAACGATTGGGTTAATTGAGCGAATACCACTTCGTTCCAAACGCTGTGTCATCCACAAAGGAATCCTCGCATTAATATCTATTCCTTTGATTACTCGGCCACAATATAGTGGACATGCCTCAGGAGCCATGATATGCACATCCAAGACATCTTGGATATCAACTAAGGTCGCAGGTGATTCTAATGGTATTAATTCGCTAGCAGTAATCGCAGCTACTTCACGTGCCACTCCCAGTACGCTTAAGCAATCCGCACGGTTCGGCGTTAAACTCAGAGTAAAAATGCGATCATCAAGCGAAAAATAACTACGAAAATCTTTGCCTACCGGGGCGTCTTCCGGTAATACCAGCAAACCATCGGCTATTTCAGCCAGACCCAATTCTTTCGCCGAGCACAACATACCTTCAGACTCAATACCGCGTAATTTTGCTGATTTGATTTGTATTCCAGGTAGGTTAGCCCCTATTAATGCACACGGAACCCTCATTCCTTCGCTAACATTAGGTGCTCCGCAGACAATCTGTAATAAATCAGCCTGTTGATTAGCTTTAACTTGACAAACCTTCAAACGATCTGCACTGGGATGACTTTTTACTGAACATACTTCTGCCACTACCACCTTGTTAAAAGTAGCAGCAACAGATTCTACACTTTCCACTTCGATACCCGCCATGGTTAATACATGCGCAAGTCGCTCGCTAGACAACGATGGATTAACAAATGTGCGTAGCCAATTTTCCGAGAATTTCATACCAACCTATTTGTATTGGAATGCCAAGACAAAAATAACCTTAATTAAATTGTTTCAAGAACCGTAAATCGTTTTCAAAAAATAACCTCAGATCACTGACACCGTAACGCAGCATGGTTAAACGTTCAGCACCTATACCAAAAGCGAATCCCACATATCGTTCACTATCAATTGAAACATGTTTAAGCACGTTTGGATGCACCATGCCACACCCCAGAACCTCCAACCAGCCAGTGTAACTACAAATACGACAGCCCTTTCCATTACACATAACACAAGCAATATCCATTTCAGCTGAAGGCTCTGTAAAGGGAAAAAAGGAAGGCCTAAATCTTACCGATAAATTATCTTGCTCGAAGAAATGCGCCATAAAATCAGCTAATACACTTTTCAGCGCAGCAAAATTAACATTTTCATCAATCCATAGCCCTTCGACTTGATGAAACATTGGCGTATGAGTTACGTCCGAGTCACAACGATACACTCGACCGGGAGCAATAACTTTCATTGGAGGTTGATGATTCTGCATATAGTGAATTTGCACCGGTGAAGTGTGTGTACGCAATAAATTACCATTATCGATATAAAATGTGTCATGCATTGCACGCGCAGGATGATTTTCAGGAATATTCAATGCAGTAAAATTATAGAAATCTGTTTCAATCTCTGGCCCAGAAGCAACATCGAACCCGATTGAATGAAATAATTTTTCAATTCTTTGCAAAGTTTGAGTCACGGGGTGCAGACCACCGCTACGCATTCCTCTACCGGGTAAAGTTACGTCCAAAGCTTCTTCATTAAGCTTAATAGCCAATTGTTGAGCGTAAATAGCCTCACGACGATATTTGAGTGCTTCTTCTAATTGATTTTTTGCTTGATTTATTTTACTTCCCACAAGCGGGCGTTGTTCAACCGGAATTTTACCAAGCTGTTTAAGAAGTCCTGTCAGTACGCCATTCTTACCAAGGTAGTGTACTTTGATATTTTCCAACTCAATGGAGTCTTCAACACGATTCAATAACTGCGTAGCTTCGCTAACGATTGCTTCCAGGTTTTCCATATCAGTAGATTACTCATATCGACAAGTAATTTAGAAGAAATTTGAACAATAAAAAAGGAGGTAAGGTATTTATCCCGACCTCCTAATATGACTTCCAATACTTAATTAAGCAGCAAGACTGGTTTTTGCTTGCGCTACAATTTTCTCAAAAGCGCTTTTATCGAATACTGCAAGATCGGCTAATACTTTACGATCAATGTCGATGCTTGCTTTCTTCAATCCATTCATGAACACACTATACGATAGACCGAATTCTCGTGCAGCCGCATTGATCCTTGCAATCCATAATGTACGAAATTGTCTTTTACGTTGACGGCGATCTCTATACGCATATTGACCTGCCTTCATAACGGCCTCTTTAGCTATCCGATAGACGTTTTTACGACGCCCACGATATCCTTTGGCAAGCTTTAGTATCTTTTTATGGCGCGCATGCGCTGTAACACCACGTTTAACTCTTGGCATAATGAATTCTCCTAATTATGCGTATGGCATCATGGCGCGAATAGAATCAGCGTTGGTAGCATGCACGCCAACAATACCCCGCAATTGTCGTTTGTTTTTGGTTGTTTTTTTAGTCAAAATATGGCGCTTAAAAGCCTGTGGGCGCTTAATACTCCCCCCCGGGCGAAACTTGAAGCGCTTTGCAGCACCACTTTTGGTTTTCATTTTTGGCATACGAACTCCTTTTATATGAAACTAGGTATTTCCAGATTAGAAAATTTTTAAAACCCAGTAATCACTATTTTTTAAAAACTAATTTATATTAACCATTAGGTCGTCAAGCTAGGGTCACTTACAGTTGCTTTAGGTGGCGATGTTCTTTCGGATTTCCCATCTTTCCGTTTAGGCGACAATACCATCACCATTTGGCGCCCTTCCATCTTAGGAAATTGCTCTACTATTGCGTAGGGTTCCAGATCAATTCTTACTCTTTCTAGTAAACGCATACCAAATTCCTGATGCGCCATCTCCCGGCCTCGGAAGCGTAGTGTTACCTTAACCTTATCGCCTTCATTCAGGAAACTGGTTACGTTCCTCAGTTTAATATTATAATCTCCTTCGTCAGTATTCGGTCTGAATTTAATTTCTTTAATTTGTACTTGTTTTTGCTTCTGTTTCGCATCATGCTTCTTCTTGCTTTCTTGATATCGAAACTTACCATAATCCATTAAGCGACACACAGGAGGCTGGGCTGTCGGCGCAATTTCTACTAAATCAACACCAGCTTCATCGGCCAGCTCAATTGCTTCAGTTAGTTTAACAATTCCAATTTGTTCCCCATCTGCACCAATTAAACGTACTTCCGGCACATCTATCTCATGATTAATGCGTGCTGCTTTTTCCTGAACTATGACATTTCTCCTATCAAATTAAGAATTATTTCTTTGTGGCTATCTCTTCCTTTAATTTATTCACAAAATCCTGTACGGTCATTTGACCTAAATCTACACCACCCCTATTACGAACAGATATTTTATCAGTATTCATCTCTTCATCACCGACAATTACTTGATAAGGAAGCTTTTGCAAACTGTGCTCGCGGATTTTATAGGTTATTTTTTCATTTCTCAAGTCCAAACTGGTCCTGATCCCGCTTTGCTTTAAGTGAGTATGCACCGATTGCGCATACTCACTCTGCCCCCGAGATATATTCATTACCACCACTTGTTCAGGCGCCAACCACACGGGGAAAGCACCTGCGTAATTTTCTATCAAAATACCAATAAATCTTTCCAATGACCCTAAAATAGCTCTATGCAACATTACAGGAACTTTGCGTGTGTTATCTTCTGCCACATATTCTGCACCTAAACGATTTGGCATTGAAAAATCTAATTGTAGCGTACCGCATTGCCATACCCGACCGATAGAATCTTTTAATGAAAATTCGATTTTAGGCCCATAAAACGCTCCTTCCCCAGGCTGCAATTCCCACTCTAGTTTTGCTTCACCCAAAGCAGCTTTAAGCGCGTCTTCTGATTTGTCCCATTGTTCATCTGAACCCACTCGTTTCAAGGGACGAGTCGATAGTTTTACCAACAGCTCATTAAACCCAAAGTCGGTATAAACAATTTTAAGTAGATCAATGAATTTAACAACTTCACTTTGTATCTGTTCTTCGGTACAAAAAATATGCGCATCATCCTGAGTAAAAGCTCGGACACGCATAATACCATGCAATGCGCCCGATGCTTCATTGCGATGACAGGAACCAAATTCTGCTAATCGAATGGGTAATTCACGATAACTTCGCAAACCTTGATTAAAAATTTGCACATGGCCTGGACAGTTCATTGGTTTAATTGCAAATTCTCGTTCATCTGAATGAGTTGTAAACATGTTTTCTCTAAAGTTCTCCCAGTGTCCAGAATCAACCCAAAGGTTTTTATCCAGTATTTGCGGGGTACGTACTTCTTGATAATTGTTTTTATCTAATAAATCTCGCATATACTGCTCAACTTGCTGCCATAATAACCAGCCTTTTGGATGCCAAAACACCATACCTGGAGCCTCTTCCTGGGTATGAAATAAACTTAATTGCTTACCAATTTTTCGGTGATCGCGCTTATCCGCCTCTTCTAATCGATGTAAGTAGTTTTTCTGATCTTCTTTACTAGTCCAAGCTGTACCATAAATACGCTGCAGCATTTCATTTTTTGAATCGCCGCGCCAATATGCTCCAGCTACTTTCATCAACTTGAAGACTTTCAACTTTGCCGTACTGGGCACATGCGGTCCTCGACAAAGATCTGTAAAATCACCTTGAGAATAAAGTGATAAAGCTTCAGCACTGGGTATAGCCTCAATGATTTGAGCTTTATAGTGCTCACCTTGTTCTTTAAAAAAATTGATTGCTTCTGTGCGCTCCAGTATTTTCCTCCGTACCTTAAGATCACGTTTACTGATCTCAAACATTCGTTGTTCAATTGCATTAAGATCTTCAGGCGCAAAAGGGCGTTGATATGAAAAATCATAATAAAATCCGTCTTCAATAACAGGACCAATTGTCACTTGAGCTTCAGGAAACAATTCTTTTACCGCCTGAGCCAACAAATGTGCGCACGAATGACGAACGATTTCTAATCCTTCCGGATCTTTCTCAGTTATAATGGAAAGATCTGAATCTTCAGTAATTAGACTGTCCACATCAACCAATTTTCCATTCACTTTCCCGGCGATTGCTGCTCGTGCTAAACCCGGCCCGATTGCCATTGCAACCTCCATAACGCTAACAGACTGCTCAAATGAGCGTACGGATCCATCTGGCAAACGAATTTCTGTCACAAAAACTCCTTTTCTCTTTCCATAATCATTGATTAAACGCACCCTAAAACACAAAAGAAGGTATATATTTTGCTCAAAATAAAACGCTCTTTCAATGCAGTATTGCTTTATACCAATTATTCATTTTTTGTAAACCACGGAAGATTTTAGGTGCAAAACCAATCGCAACAGCATCAACCAAGCAATACCAGGCAGCCACCCCGCTAGGTGGATTTCCTTGTGTCCAATTAAAAACTGGCTCAATTGGTGCCCATCGCCAGGTTCCAGAAGCTGTTCCGACAATTTCCAGCCATGTGCAAATAAAAAAAGCACCCAAATACACCAATGGTGATCTTCCCTTGAAAATACAAAGAATAAAAATACAAAATAAAAATGCACCTACTTGATCACCCTGTTCAGGTATACCGCTAATCCCCCATAAAGACCATAATCCACCTGTTATAAAAACAAAACTTGCTATTTTTTTTGCGTGCATCAAAAAGAATCTAGAACGTGCAAGCGCAACAGCTGTTAAGTAAACCATACCATGGCCTGGCGGTACATACAAAGGAACATTGCCAAAGCGGTAGGTATAACCTTCCATATAAATGGATGCAAAATGCTCACCAGCAGTTGCAAATGCAACGGCTATGATTACTTGCATCCTTACTTCACGATTCTCTCCAATTAATAACCCAATTAAAAAAATCCAGGCGATAACCCCCAATAAATTTTGAATTTCAAAGCTAGCGCTGCCATCAATCACCAGGCTTACGCCCACACAAAAGAATGTGAAACCCGCAATAAAGTAATTTCGATTTTGATGTGGATAATTTATATCTGGTTTCGGAAAATGATCTAGCATTACTTATTTTGTTTAGATGTCAAATTAATAAAAAACCCGCAATAGCGGGTTTTTTATTAAAGATAGTTTAATCAATTTAATTTGAAAAATATTTATTAATTAATCAAGTAGCTCAAATAGCTTTATTAAAAAAATTCCACATTGATCAATTCAATTATCTATTTTTTAATAGGCTCACTGAAGCCGTTGTCGTCTTCGTCTTCCTCTTGATCTTTGTCACTATCATCCTCATCATCGCTGTCGTCGTCAGACGATTCGGCGTCACCAGTACTCGAATCGGATGATTCTTCAGATTCGGACTCTTCTTCCTCATCGTCCTCTTCTTCCTCTCCCTCACTACCTTCTTCCTCTTTCGCCAACACCATCTTGCCCGCAGCTAAACTCGCATTCAAGTCCGTCTTCGCTACCTCTTCATGCACCAAATTCTGATGACAATCTATACACGTCGCACCTTCCGTCTTCAACTTCTTATGCGCTTCCTGTGCGTCCGCTCCAGGTG encodes the following:
- the infC gene encoding translation initiation factor IF-3, yielding MVQEKAARINHEIDVPEVRLIGADGEQIGIVKLTEAIELADEAGVDLVEIAPTAQPPVCRLMDYGKFRYQESKKKHDAKQKQKQVQIKEIKFRPNTDEGDYNIKLRNVTSFLNEGDKVKVTLRFRGREMAHQEFGMRLLERVRIDLEPYAIVEQFPKMEGRQMVMVLSPKRKDGKSERTSPPKATVSDPSLTT
- the thrS gene encoding threonine--tRNA ligase, yielding MTEIRLPDGSVRSFEQSVSVMEVAMAIGPGLARAAIAGKVNGKLVDVDSLITEDSDLSIITEKDPEGLEIVRHSCAHLLAQAVKELFPEAQVTIGPVIEDGFYYDFSYQRPFAPEDLNAIEQRMFEISKRDLKVRRKILERTEAINFFKEQGEHYKAQIIEAIPSAEALSLYSQGDFTDLCRGPHVPSTAKLKVFKLMKVAGAYWRGDSKNEMLQRIYGTAWTSKEDQKNYLHRLEEADKRDHRKIGKQLSLFHTQEEAPGMVFWHPKGWLLWQQVEQYMRDLLDKNNYQEVRTPQILDKNLWVDSGHWENFRENMFTTHSDEREFAIKPMNCPGHVQIFNQGLRSYRELPIRLAEFGSCHRNEASGALHGIMRVRAFTQDDAHIFCTEEQIQSEVVKFIDLLKIVYTDFGFNELLVKLSTRPLKRVGSDEQWDKSEDALKAALGEAKLEWELQPGEGAFYGPKIEFSLKDSIGRVWQCGTLQLDFSMPNRLGAEYVAEDNTRKVPVMLHRAILGSLERFIGILIENYAGAFPVWLAPEQVVVMNISRGQSEYAQSVHTHLKQSGIRTSLDLRNEKITYKIREHSLQKLPYQVIVGDEEMNTDKISVRNRGGVDLGQMTVQDFVNKLKEEIATKK